One window of the Candoia aspera isolate rCanAsp1 chromosome 16, rCanAsp1.hap2, whole genome shotgun sequence genome contains the following:
- the ENTPD8 gene encoding ectonucleoside triphosphate diphosphohydrolase 8, protein MGFKNSWYLRGALILLGIFSLTALILSLVRIHNVTQPSENKYGLVFDAGSSHTSLFVYQWPMEKENNTGMVSQTFSCNVKGSGISSYASNPPQAGASLRECLNSAMGVIPPERQRESPVYLGATAGMRLLSMRNKSAAAQILKAVSQTIQEYPVSFQGARIISGKEEGAFGWITINYLLNSFTQYSAKDRNWIRPPSARILGALDLGGASTQISFIPAGSIADPAQAAQFRLYGFDYTIYSHSYLCYGQNQAFQRAIWAILNGSTSTEVDHPCYPKGYKETVQTESIYGNPCVKPPSSTAPSGNVTLLGQSNATLCQEVFKNIFNFSSCRDPSFCGFEGIYQPKVNGKFLAFSAYYYTFHFLNLTETHPLATVERTIQTFCARAWKDLSSSYPGEKTFHLKNYCASASYILTLLLEGYGFQSDTWQNIAFQMQAANSDIGWALGYMLNLTNMIPAEAPQLLKGHEEGIWAASIFFIVATLALCLLLLILHSLL, encoded by the exons ATGGGCTTCAAGAACAGCTGGTATCTCCGTGGAGCTCTGATCCTTTTGGGTATTTTTTCTCTCACTGCCCTGATTCTTAGCTTGGTGAGAATCCACAACGTCACACAACCTTCTGAGAACAAG TATGGCTTGGTGTTTGATGCAGGTTCATCGCACACATCCCTCTTTGTATACCAGTGGCCGATggagaaagaaaacaacacagGCATGGTTAGCCAAACATTCTCCTGCAATGTCAAag GATCTGGAATATCAAGCTATGCCAGTAATCCTCCGCAGGCTGGTGCTTCTCTGCGGGAATGTCTGAATTCAGCCATGGGAGTCATCCCTCCTGAAAGACAGCGAGAGTCACCAGTTTATTTGGGAGCTACAGCTGGCATGAGGCTACTCAG CATGCGGAACAAGTCAGCCGCCGCGCAGATTTTGAAGGCGGTCTCGCAAACTATCCAGGAATATCCCGTGAGTTTCCAAGGTGCTCGAATTATCAGTGGGAAAGAGGAAGGTGCTTTTGGGTGGATCACCATAAACTATCTCCTGAATTCTTTCACACAG TATTCTGCAAAGGACCGAAATTGGATCCGGCCTCCATCAGCCCGTATCCTGGGGGCTCTGGACCTTGGGGGGGCCTCCACCCAAATCAGCTTCATCCCTGCTGGCTCTATTGCCGATCCTGCCCAAGCCGCGCAGTTCCGCCTCTATGGGTTTGACTATACCATCTACAGCCACAGTTACCTATGTTATGGGCAGAACCAAGCCTTCCAGCGGGCGATCTGGGCAATTCTG AATGGAAGCACCAGCACTGAGGTGGATCATCCCTGCTATCCAAAGGGCTACAAAGAAACAGTGCAGACAGAGTCCATTTATGGCAATCCATGTGTCAAGCCTCCCTCCTCAACGGCACCCTCAGGGAACGTAACTCTACTGGGCCAAAGCAATGCCACCCTTTGCCAGGAAGTGTTCAAGAACATCTTCAATTTCTCCAGCTGCCGAGACCCCTCATTCTGTGGCTTTGAGGGGATCTACCAGCCAAAAGTCAACGGGAAGTTCTTG gCCTTTTCTGCATATTACTACACTTTCCACTTTCTGAACCTAACAGAGACTCACCCGCTAGCCACTGTAGAGAGAACCATTCAGACTTTCTGTGCCAGAGCGTGGAAAGAT TTGAGCTCCAGTTACCCTGGCGAGAAAACATTCCACCTGAAGAATTACTGTGCCAGTGCCAGCTATATCTTGACCCTTTTATTGGAGGGTTATGGCTTCCAAAGCGACACATGGCAAAACATTGCCTTCCAGATGCAG GCTGCCAATTCTGATATTGGTTGGGCACTGGGCTACATGCTCAACCTCACCAACATGATCCCAGCTGAAGCACCTCAACTGCTCAAGGGACACGAGGAAGGCATCTGGGCTGCAAGCATCTTCTTCATCGTGGCCACCCTGGcactctgcctcctcctcctcatcttgcATTCTCTGCTGTGA
- the LOC134506033 gene encoding NADPH oxidase activator 1-like isoform X1 yields MLGESLLNYTWILCMSRTPRRYKAPGSTDLITINSDEELRNLWQEVQGTYLTLWCQGEEEPVDRPVLYRMVGKHPYTSEAPEDLNFKDGDVLEILSEVNGEWLEGQCNGITGIFPKRFAELECPASTRL; encoded by the exons ATGTTGGGTGAGTCTCTCTTAAATTATACTTGGATTTTGTGTATGTCACGAACTCCACGCAGGTACAAAGCTCCAGGGAGCACTGATTTAATCACCATTAACAGTGATGAGGAACTAAGGAATTTATGGCAAGAGGTACAAGGGACCTATCTGACCCTTTGGTGCCAG GGTGAAGAAGAACCTGTGGATCGACCTGTACTTTACCGCATGGTGGGAAAACACCCTTATACCTCTGAGGCACCAGAAGACTTGAACTTCAAGGATGGTGATGTCCTGGAGATTCTGTCTGAAG TGAACGGGGAATGGCTGGAAGGCCAATGCAACGGAATTACGGGCATCTTCCCAAAACGCTTTGCGGAGCTGGAATGCCCTGCATCCACCCGACTctag
- the LOC134506033 gene encoding NADPH oxidase activator 1-like isoform X2, giving the protein MQVRYKAPGSTDLITINSDEELRNLWQEVQGTYLTLWCQGEEEPVDRPVLYRMVGKHPYTSEAPEDLNFKDGDVLEILSEVNGEWLEGQCNGITGIFPKRFAELECPASTRL; this is encoded by the exons AG GTACAAAGCTCCAGGGAGCACTGATTTAATCACCATTAACAGTGATGAGGAACTAAGGAATTTATGGCAAGAGGTACAAGGGACCTATCTGACCCTTTGGTGCCAG GGTGAAGAAGAACCTGTGGATCGACCTGTACTTTACCGCATGGTGGGAAAACACCCTTATACCTCTGAGGCACCAGAAGACTTGAACTTCAAGGATGGTGATGTCCTGGAGATTCTGTCTGAAG TGAACGGGGAATGGCTGGAAGGCCAATGCAACGGAATTACGGGCATCTTCCCAAAACGCTTTGCGGAGCTGGAATGCCCTGCATCCACCCGACTctag